The DNA region CAATACTTATTAAAAGATAGTCAGAAAATAGAAGTTGATTTAGGTATGGTTGGTGAAGTAAGCCATATTGATACTAAATTAGTAGATTTATTGGTGGAAAAAAATTATATACCTGTTATTTCACCTATAGGGGTAGATGAATACGGTAATGATTTAAATTTGAATGCAGATATTGCTGCAGGAGATATTGCAGGTGCTACTGGTTCAAAAAAATTAATCATGGTTACTGACGTTGATGGAGTCATGGAAGATATAACTGACCCTAGTACATTACACAAAAAAGTAAATGTTGAAAAATTAGAAATGATGATTGAGCAAGGTATTATTCAAGGTGGCATGATTCCTAAGATTGAAGCCGCAATAAATGCTTTGAACAAAGGTGTAGATAGTGTTCATATTATAAATGGAAGAATACCTCATGCAATATTACTAGAAATATTTACTGAAACAGGTATTGGAACTATGATTGTTAAATAATCAAAAAATAATCAAATTTATCTATTTTTACATCTTTTTATGTATTTTTCATTTTTAGTCCTTTATTTCTTTATTTTTTTATTTTTTTATTCATTAGATATTTTATTTATTTTTTAAATTCTTGAAAATATTAATTAGATTATATTCTAAAATGATATATAATAAAAAAAATACAATAACCTAATAATTGTTACGAACCTAAAAACGTTACAGGTACCATCTCATAAGCATATTATGCAATTGAGATGAATG from Methanococcus voltae includes:
- the argB gene encoding acetylglutamate kinase — encoded protein: MDDYSKAEVLMEALPYICKFHGQKFLIKYGGHAMVNEDAKNWVAKDLVLLKYVGMNPIVVHGGGPEINNAMKKMGKTPEFIHGLRVTDQETLDIVKMVLIGKINGDIVSKLEKYGGKAVGLSGKSGHLIKAKKKLQYLLKDSQKIEVDLGMVGEVSHIDTKLVDLLVEKNYIPVISPIGVDEYGNDLNLNADIAAGDIAGATGSKKLIMVTDVDGVMEDITDPSTLHKKVNVEKLEMMIEQGIIQGGMIPKIEAAINALNKGVDSVHIINGRIPHAILLEIFTETGIGTMIVK